The nucleotide window TTGTTCAAGTAAAAATTCAATATCGCCCGGCGGAATACTTGCCATACGGATCTGCATTTCTTTTTCCAGGGCCTTTTTGCCGGGAGGAAAATAGAGTGTGGCAGGATGCATGAGTTCGTCCATCAGGGCAGGGTGCTTTGAGAAAAAAGAGATGATCCATGGGCTTTTTTTGGCAAGGTTTATCAATGATTTAAGCGCTTTTTTGTTTTCAATTAGCAGCGACAGGTAGCAGGTTCTTCTTTCAATGGTGATGATCAGGTCAATCAATTTGCTTAAAATGGTGTCAGGGTCATTTTGCTCGCTGATTTTCTTGAGCAGTACAGGCATCAGCCTTGCCAGTTTTTTCCTTCCATTGGGCGTTAAGCGTTTTGTGTTTGGGTGTTCTTCAAGGGATCTTAAAAGGCCCAGCATCCTTTTAGGTTCTTTAAATCCGCTAATGGTTACGGCATCTGCAGCAAACTGGGGGTCGTTGATATTGCTCCATAATTCTTTGAGATTTTGTGTTTCTTTGTCTGGTTTGTCCTGCTCTTCGGTAACCAGCAACAGGTTGAAATGGGCATGAACCTTTTGCATGTGGTCATTGAGTACCCCGGCAAAATCATCCCATGAATCATACCCCGTGGAAAGCGCCAGGATTTTTTGCTGGTCAGGCTTTTGTGGGATATCATGAGTTTGAAGATCCCCATAGGCCTGAAGCCTGTTTTCCACGATTCGTAAAAACAGGTAGGCATTTTTCAGGTCGTTTTTTGTTGTTTCGTCAATGCAATGATGGATTTGCAGCAGATCCAGAACCTTTAAAATTTTTCGCTCCTGAAGTTTTGGCTCCACCCCGCCCCTGATAAGCTGAAACAACTGCCCGAAAAATTCTATTTCCCTTATTCCTCCGGCACCCAGCTTGATATTGTGTTTTAATTTTTTGTTTTTTACCTGCAGCATAATCCTGTGTTTCATGTCCCGGAAAGAATCAAAAGACCCGTAATCAAAGTACCGCCTGTAAATAAAGGAATTCAGCATTTTTAAAAGCTTGAAGCCCGCCTCAATATCACCGGCAATGGGCCGTGCTTTTATCATGGCATATCTTTCCCATTCTCTGCCCTGGGCCTGGTAATACTCTTCAAACGCTGCGGCACTCATCACCAACGGACCGCTGTCTCCATAAGGCCTTAACCGGGTATCAAGCCTGTAAAAATTAATTTCATGAGACCCGGCTGAAAAAAATTTTAAAAATCTGCGGCATAATTTTGTGAAAAACTCTTGGTTGGAAATGATATTTTCCCCGTTTGTATATCCTTGTTCGGGATAAACAAAAATAAGATCAATATCCGAAGAAAAATTCAACTCCCCGGCACCCAGCTTGCCCATTCCCAGCACAATGATTCTCTGGAAATTTCCCTGGCTGTCCACCGGCATTCCGTAACTTTCACAAAGCGAATCATAGATAACGCTCATGGTCGTAGCAACAATGGCATCGGCAAGATTTGAAAGATCACAAAGCGTCTCTTCGAGCAGGGCGTTGCCTGTCAAATCACGCCAGGCGATTCTTATGCTTTCATACAGCTTGGTCTGTAAGAGGATTTGCTTGGCCATTGACTCATCCATGCCGATGGAAATTTTTTTCTCAAGCTTTATGGCATAGGTCTGTTTGGAATAGGATTTGAACAGGTCTTCTGATTCGATCATCTCCTTGAATATAAAAGGATTCCTGGTGATGCTGGCTGCAACATATTCGCTGAAAAGCAATACCCGTATAAGATCTGATGTTACATTTGAGTTCAAATCAATTTTGCATCCGGATTTTTCAAGGCTTTCCCTGAAAGCGGCCTCCCTGTTTTTTTCAATTTTTAACAAATCTTTATCAAGATCGGGGAATACTTTGTCAATCAGGCTATGGTCCATTTTTATCCTGTCATTTCAGATTTTCATTCAAATACTGAATATCACCATAATATTGTCAACGCATTTTATCAAGAAATGAACTCAATTTTCGAACTTTAGTTTGGCAGACGCGGCAGACAGGTCAGAAGCAGCGAATCCACCCCGCCCATGACCTGACTGAAGTTTTATAGAAACAAAATACCATGATATTGCCGGGCCAACCCCTTGACTTTTTATCAAATTCCTGTAAGTAAATCTGTCAGTAATTAACTCAGCTCTCAGAATTTAAGCGCAGAAGATTCCATAGCAGACGTAGATAATATCATGATTCCCGTCATGTATTTGCTGAAGCAAATGATGGCAATCTCTTAGCTGCAGTAACAATAGGAATACCAGGAGGAATTAGATTGCCTGAAGATGATTATGTTTCTATGGCTACGATTTATGCATAAGGTGGCACAGAATGATCAAGCTTGAGTCCGTATACTTGAACCGGGATGGTAATGATATTTTTTCCGGTTTAAACCTGTCTGTCATGAAAAATGAAAAAGTTTTGATTCAGGGAAAATCAGGTGCAGGCAAAACAACCCTGTTTAAAATTCTTTTGGGATTTGAACAGGTTGACCAAGGTGTGGTGACTATTAACGGGCAAACAATTGATAAATTTCATATTAAACAGATCCGAGAACTCATTTTTTATCTGAGCCAGGACATTGATCTGAGAAATGATCAGGTATGCAATATTATAGATGAGATTTTCACCCGGAACCGGAAAAAAGACCTGAACAAAAAAAAATTAGAGTCTTTCATGGAATTTTTAGAATTGAATCATATGCTGCTTGAGCAGAACGTCAAAAATTTATCAGGCGGAGAGCGCCAAAGAATGGGCCTGTTAATCTGTTTTCTTCTGGATCGTCCCGTATGGCTTTTGGATGAGCCTACCTCGGCCCTTGATGATAATATGAAAAAAAAAGTGGTCGATTGGATTCTTGATCAGAATAAAACAATTATAATTGTTTCCCATGATGATGTCTGGAAGAATAACCCGGGGGTTAAAACAGTGAGGTGGATGTAAATTGGGTGCTTTGGATCTTAGTATTTTTTCTCTTGCCTCATTTTTGATTTTTCTTGTTCCGGTTTTTTATATCAATCGGCATCTGGGGCTTGAGATAAACAAAACCATGATCACTTCTATTGTCAGGATGTGTATACAATTGAGTTTTGTCGGGGTTTATCTTGAATTTTTATTCAAGTTCAATTCACCGGTTTTAAACACGGTTTATCTGCTGATCATGATAGCAATTGCCTGTCAGTCAATTTTAAAGTCCAGCAACCTGAAACTCAGAAAATTTTTTATCCCTGTATTTTTTGCCCTGCTGTTCCCGTTTACCATTATGCTGTTTTTTTTTAATGCGGCAGTGGTGAGAATTGATAATCTGTTTGAAGCAAAATATATGATTCCCATTGGGGGCATGCTGCTTGGCAATTGCCTGAGAAGTATCATTATCGTGTTGAATAATTTTTACTCCGGAATAAGGAGGGATGAAAAAGTTTATCTTTATTCTTTGTCTTTATTGTGCAGCCGCATTCAGGCATTAAAACCCTATTTCAGACAAAGTTTTTTAGCCGCCGTTACACCGACCATGGCGACCATGGCAACCATAGGCCTTGTCTCGTTGCCGGGCATGATGACCGGGCAGATCCTTGGCGGCTCCATTCCCATTGTGGCCATCAAATACCAGATTGCCATTATGTTTTCCATTTTCTACACAGGATATTTTTGTGTCATATTGTCTGTTTTGTTTTCTTTAAAGGTTGGTTTTAATGCCCTTGATGTGTTGAATCAGGATATTTTTGTTTCCAAAGTTTAAAGGGGAGGGGGGAGGATGAAAAATTTTTTGCACAATCTGGCTGTGGCAAGGGGTGAGGTGCCTGCGGACTTACTGATAAAAAATGTACGGGTTATCAATGTTATTTCCGGTGAGATTCATACCGGGAATGTTGCTGTATGTGACGGTCGCTTTATCGGGTTTGGCGAGTATGATGCAAAA belongs to Desulfobacula toluolica Tol2 and includes:
- the glnE gene encoding bifunctional [glutamate--ammonia ligase]-adenylyl-L-tyrosine phosphorylase/[glutamate--ammonia-ligase] adenylyltransferase; the protein is MDHSLIDKVFPDLDKDLLKIEKNREAAFRESLEKSGCKIDLNSNVTSDLIRVLLFSEYVAASITRNPFIFKEMIESEDLFKSYSKQTYAIKLEKKISIGMDESMAKQILLQTKLYESIRIAWRDLTGNALLEETLCDLSNLADAIVATTMSVIYDSLCESYGMPVDSQGNFQRIIVLGMGKLGAGELNFSSDIDLIFVYPEQGYTNGENIISNQEFFTKLCRRFLKFFSAGSHEINFYRLDTRLRPYGDSGPLVMSAAAFEEYYQAQGREWERYAMIKARPIAGDIEAGFKLLKMLNSFIYRRYFDYGSFDSFRDMKHRIMLQVKNKKLKHNIKLGAGGIREIEFFGQLFQLIRGGVEPKLQERKILKVLDLLQIHHCIDETTKNDLKNAYLFLRIVENRLQAYGDLQTHDIPQKPDQQKILALSTGYDSWDDFAGVLNDHMQKVHAHFNLLLVTEEQDKPDKETQNLKELWSNINDPQFAADAVTISGFKEPKRMLGLLRSLEEHPNTKRLTPNGRKKLARLMPVLLKKISEQNDPDTILSKLIDLIITIERRTCYLSLLIENKKALKSLINLAKKSPWIISFFSKHPALMDELMHPATLYFPPGKKALEKEMQIRMASIPPGDIEFLLEQLCIFRQINMLRVSAADVSGSYPLMKVSDHLTYIAETVLAQVLQISWNIVTQKYGIPEGISGESLDHCGFAIVAYGKVGGLEMGYKSDIDIVFLHTDVSGTTHGGEKSIDTIRFYSNLGQRIINALTMHTPAGTLYGADMRLRPGGASGMIVSHIDAFEEYMETQAWTWEHQALIRARPVAGDKLLCSRFNDIRNAVLTKKRDASTLKKEVGDMRERMRDERLTYKKDCFDLKQSRGGIVDIEFLVQHQILKHAHDCPDLIIWTDNIRLLESLDGEGIITGCESERLQNAYLVMRKAIHRLNLQEKSLEIPQTCFSEARGHVIEIYDRYLTDHQE
- a CDS encoding ABC transporter ATP-binding protein; translation: MIKLESVYLNRDGNDIFSGLNLSVMKNEKVLIQGKSGAGKTTLFKILLGFEQVDQGVVTINGQTIDKFHIKQIRELIFYLSQDIDLRNDQVCNIIDEIFTRNRKKDLNKKKLESFMEFLELNHMLLEQNVKNLSGGERQRMGLLICFLLDRPVWLLDEPTSALDDNMKKKVVDWILDQNKTIIIVSHDDVWKNNPGVKTVRWM
- a CDS encoding ABC transporter permease, whose product is MGALDLSIFSLASFLIFLVPVFYINRHLGLEINKTMITSIVRMCIQLSFVGVYLEFLFKFNSPVLNTVYLLIMIAIACQSILKSSNLKLRKFFIPVFFALLFPFTIMLFFFNAAVVRIDNLFEAKYMIPIGGMLLGNCLRSIIIVLNNFYSGIRRDEKVYLYSLSLLCSRIQALKPYFRQSFLAAVTPTMATMATIGLVSLPGMMTGQILGGSIPIVAIKYQIAIMFSIFYTGYFCVILSVLFSLKVGFNALDVLNQDIFVSKV